CTCCGGCGGCGTGGCGGTGGACGGCGCCATGGTGCTCACCTCCACCATGCTGGAGATGGACCCACCCCGCCTGGCGCAGGGCATGGTGGAACGCTTCCTCCACAACTTCCCCGTCTCCTCCCTGTGGGCCAGCCGCACCGGCCAGTTCATTGGCCTGCCCGAGCACGCCAAGCGGCTGCTGGAGGATGACCGGCTGCTCATGATTTTCCCCGAGGGCGCCCGCGGGACGGCCAAGCTCTACAACGAGCGCTACTCGTTGGTGGACTTCGGCACAGGCTTCGTCCGCCTCGCGCTCCAGACGCGCTCCCCCATCATCCCCTTCGCCTTCCTGGGCGGCGGGTCGGCCGTCCCCACGGTGTTCAACGCGTACACCCTGGGCAAGCTGCTCGGCGTGCCCTACGTGCCGCTGACGCCGTACCTGCTGCCGCTGCCCATGCCGGTGCAACTGGACATCCATTACGGAGAGCCCCTCGTCTTCCACGGCACCGGGGACGAGGAGGACCACGTCATCGAGGGCTATGTGGAGAAGGTGAAGCAGCGCATCGCGGGCCTCATCGAACAGGGCCGCGCGCAGCGGCACAGCCGCCGGCTCGGAAGGAAGCTGCTGCCATGAGGGTGCTGATTCCTGGCATCTCCGGAGGCATTGCCCGCCAGCTCGCGCTGCACCTGCACGCGCGCGGACATCAGGTGGCGGGCATCGACACCCGGCCCTGGCCGGAGGCGGGCGAGGCCGGCATCCAGGTGTACCGCGGCGATGTGCGCAAGCGCGCCGCGGAGGATGTGTTCCGGCGCTGGCGGCCCGAGGCCGTGGTGCACATGGCCACCGTCACCGCCTTCACCGTGCCGGGCAAGGAGCGCGGGCGCATCAACCTGGACGGCACCAAGGCGGTGTTCGACCACTGCGCGGCCCACGGGGTGAAGCAGGTCCTCTTCGTGGGGCGGCACACCTTCTACGGCGCGGCGCCGGACTCGCCGCTGTACCACTCCGAGGACGAGCCCCCCCGCGCGCTGGAGGCCATCCCCGAGCTGGCGGACCTGGTGGCCGCCGACCTGTATGCGGCCACCGCGCTGTGGCGGCTGCCGAAGATGACGACGGCGGTCCTCCGCCTGCCCTACACGCTGGGCGCTCCGGGCACGGGCACGCTGTCATCCTTCCTCAAGGGCCGGCGCGTGCCCCTGGTGCTCGGGTATGACCCGCTGTTCCATGTCCTCCAGGAGGACGACGTCGTCACGGCGTTGACACTCGCGCTGGAGAAGCAGGTCCGGGGCATCTTCAATCTGGCGGGCCCCCCGCCGATTCCGCTGTCCGTCATCGTCCGGGAGACAGGCCGCACGGGAGTGCCATTGCCCGCGCCGCTCTTGTCCCTGCTGCTGGGCCGGGCGGGCTTCCCGCGCCTGTCCGTGGGCGCGCTGGACCACCTGCGCTTCCCCATCGTCGTGGACAACCGCCGGTTCCTGGACGCCACGGGCTTCGAATATCGCCACAGCGTGGCGGATACCCTGCGCATCTTCCGGGAATCCGCACCCATCCTCCCTGCGGGCGGCGCGGAACGTTAGACTCCCCTCCAGCGGGCCTGCTTCCGGGGGGAAGTCCATGTCAGCGGACGTCGAGGAGGTGGATGTCGTCATCGTGGGAGGCGGGCCGGTGGGCGTCCTCACCGCCAACCTCCTGGGACTGCAGGGCGTGCGGGTGCTCGTCCTCGAACGGGAGCACGCGCCCCACGGCCAACCCCGCGCCTTCTCCTGTGACGACGAGGCGCTGCGCATCTACCAGGCGGCCGGCCTCCTCGACGCGATGAAGCCCGGCCTGCGCCAGGGCCGGCACGTCACCTTCACCGGCGTGGGGGGCCAGCCCATCGCGCAGGTGCGACTGGGCGAGGTGGACTCCGGCTTCGGCTACACGCCCATGTGGTTCTTCTACCCGCCGCTGCTGGAGCGGGCGCTGCGCGAGGGGCTCTCGCGCTTCCCCGCCGCCGAGCTGCGCACGGGCACCGACGTGGAAGCGCTCGAGCAGGA
This genomic window from Myxococcus hansupus contains:
- a CDS encoding lysophospholipid acyltransferase family protein, producing MALTDSLDARVDRLELPFNEFGVDPYGISKSHVKHALRVFGAIYRYYFRVRCYGAENIPPRGRAMLVGNHSGGVAVDGAMVLTSTMLEMDPPRLAQGMVERFLHNFPVSSLWASRTGQFIGLPEHAKRLLEDDRLLMIFPEGARGTAKLYNERYSLVDFGTGFVRLALQTRSPIIPFAFLGGGSAVPTVFNAYTLGKLLGVPYVPLTPYLLPLPMPVQLDIHYGEPLVFHGTGDEEDHVIEGYVEKVKQRIAGLIEQGRAQRHSRRLGRKLLP
- a CDS encoding NAD-dependent epimerase/dehydratase family protein; translated protein: MRVLIPGISGGIARQLALHLHARGHQVAGIDTRPWPEAGEAGIQVYRGDVRKRAAEDVFRRWRPEAVVHMATVTAFTVPGKERGRINLDGTKAVFDHCAAHGVKQVLFVGRHTFYGAAPDSPLYHSEDEPPRALEAIPELADLVAADLYAATALWRLPKMTTAVLRLPYTLGAPGTGTLSSFLKGRRVPLVLGYDPLFHVLQEDDVVTALTLALEKQVRGIFNLAGPPPIPLSVIVRETGRTGVPLPAPLLSLLLGRAGFPRLSVGALDHLRFPIVVDNRRFLDATGFEYRHSVADTLRIFRESAPILPAGGAER